One genomic segment of Clostridium estertheticum subsp. estertheticum includes these proteins:
- a CDS encoding enoyl-CoA hydratase-related protein, with translation MNNIIFEEGKGIAKIIINRPKALNALNSETIKELGTVINEISEREDIKVVIITGAGEKSFVAGADITEMKDLTAIQAKELSRKAQNVFSEIENMPQVVIAAVNGYALGGGCELSMCCDIRLVSSKARFGQPEVGLGIIPGFAGTQRLPRLIGKGRAKELIFTTDMIDAQEAYRIGLANKVYNPEELLPKTYEMAEKIMSKAMYAVGLAKASINNGLNMDTESSYNYENSLWTICFATEDQKEGMQAFIEKRKAILKGC, from the coding sequence ATGAATAATATTATTTTTGAAGAGGGAAAAGGTATTGCAAAGATTATTATTAATAGACCTAAGGCTCTTAATGCTTTAAACAGTGAGACTATAAAAGAGTTAGGAACAGTTATAAATGAAATATCAGAAAGAGAGGATATAAAAGTTGTAATAATTACTGGCGCAGGCGAAAAGTCTTTTGTAGCAGGTGCTGACATAACTGAAATGAAAGATTTAACTGCAATACAAGCTAAAGAACTCTCACGCAAAGCACAAAATGTATTTTCAGAAATTGAAAATATGCCTCAGGTAGTTATTGCCGCAGTTAATGGTTATGCTCTTGGTGGTGGATGTGAACTTTCTATGTGCTGTGATATAAGACTTGTTTCATCTAAGGCAAGGTTTGGTCAACCAGAAGTTGGCTTAGGAATAATTCCAGGATTTGCTGGAACTCAAAGACTCCCTAGATTGATTGGAAAAGGAAGAGCTAAGGAACTTATATTTACCACAGATATGATAGATGCACAGGAAGCATATCGTATAGGTCTTGCAAACAAGGTGTATAATCCGGAAGAATTATTACCTAAGACATATGAAATGGCTGAAAAGATAATGAGCAAAGCTATGTATGCAGTAGGTTTAGCAAAAGCTTCAATTAATAATGGTCTTAATATGGATACTGAATCGTCATATAACTATGAAAATAGCTTATGGACAATATGTTTTGCAACTGAAGATCAAAAGGAAGGTATGCAAGCATTTATTGAAAAAAGAAAAGCAATTCTAAAAGGATGTTAA
- a CDS encoding serine hydrolase domain-containing protein has protein sequence MVKKIILKAVVLLFIFMILLIGCVSDTSPLMKSGKIRNSDIKAKMSKYIDDYSPKDKFSGTVIVAKDNKIILDKGYGMADYNNEIMNKSKTVFDIASITKQFTATAILMLQEKNLLSIQDTVDKYIPNYPEGKKIKIYNLLSQTSGIIDYSQPSEKAKLTYTPLEIIELFKNEPRKFETGTKYEYSSSNYILLGYIIEKVSGMKYEQYLEKNIFKPLKLNNTGFLSNKMSIKNKAIGYALSGNPGKYIPASNEENSTLYSAGGIYSTVNDLYTWENELFEGKLISKESLDEMLTPLLNTYGYGYGLIISKNAMEDKMVWHNGTLSGYSSYIGKNINKDYVFIILSNKGSYNVVQMVSGLTDILEVEK, from the coding sequence ATGGTAAAGAAAATTATACTAAAAGCAGTAGTTTTACTATTTATATTTATGATATTATTAATAGGATGTGTAAGTGATACAAGTCCGCTAATGAAGAGTGGGAAAATAAGGAATAGTGATATTAAAGCTAAAATGTCTAAATATATAGATGATTATTCTCCAAAAGATAAATTTAGCGGTACGGTTATTGTTGCGAAGGATAATAAGATTATATTAGATAAAGGGTATGGAATGGCAGATTATAATAATGAAATTATGAATAAATCAAAAACAGTTTTTGATATTGCATCCATAACAAAACAATTTACGGCTACAGCAATTTTAATGTTACAAGAAAAGAACCTTTTAAGTATCCAAGACACAGTTGATAAATATATTCCTAACTATCCAGAGGGAAAAAAAATAAAAATATATAATCTTCTCAGTCAAACCTCAGGAATTATTGATTATAGTCAACCTTCGGAAAAAGCAAAACTTACCTATACACCATTGGAAATTATTGAACTTTTTAAAAATGAACCACGCAAGTTTGAAACTGGAACAAAGTATGAGTACAGTAGTTCAAATTATATATTACTTGGATATATAATAGAAAAGGTGTCAGGTATGAAATATGAACAGTATTTAGAAAAGAATATATTTAAACCTTTAAAATTAAATAATACCGGATTTTTAAGCAATAAAATGAGTATAAAGAATAAAGCAATAGGGTATGCTCTGTCTGGAAATCCAGGCAAATATATACCAGCATCGAATGAAGAAAACTCAACATTATACTCTGCTGGAGGCATTTATTCAACGGTTAATGATTTATATACATGGGAAAATGAATTATTTGAAGGGAAATTAATTAGTAAAGAGTCATTAGATGAAATGCTTACACCATTATTAAACACTTATGGATATGGATATGGATTGATTATTAGTAAAAATGCTATGGAAGATAAAATGGTTTGGCATAATGGAACTCTATCAGGCTATTCATCATATATAGGGAAAAACATTAATAAAGACTATGTATTCATTATACTTAGCAATAAAGGTTCATATAATGTTGTACAAATGGTTTCAGGATTAACAGATATCCTAGAAGTGGAAAAATAA
- a CDS encoding undecaprenyl-diphosphate phosphatase, whose product MILIFKSIIMGIVEGITEFLPISSTGHMIIVGHFINFTGAFATLFEIVIQLGAILAIVVLYRAKLWDSLKNLKPGQSGFKLLTNVIVAFMPSAVLGLILHKKIEAVLFGPVPVLAALIVGGILMILVENKYRKRDIIGSVDSIVLPQAILIGCFQCLALWPGMSRSASTIMGAWIVGLNSVAAAEFSFFLAIPTMIGATALTLFKAKIALTLIEVISLIIGFVVSFIVAIVVVNKFITFLKNKRMRVFAVYRICLGVFLLVLVFINVLK is encoded by the coding sequence ATGATATTAATATTTAAATCAATAATAATGGGCATAGTTGAAGGTATAACGGAGTTCTTACCGATTTCTTCAACTGGTCATATGATCATAGTAGGTCATTTTATCAATTTTACAGGTGCGTTTGCTACTTTATTTGAAATTGTTATTCAACTTGGAGCAATTCTTGCAATTGTAGTGCTTTATCGGGCTAAGTTATGGGATTCTTTGAAAAATCTAAAACCAGGTCAATCAGGATTTAAGCTTTTGACTAATGTTATTGTAGCATTTATGCCGTCAGCAGTATTGGGACTTATATTACATAAGAAAATTGAAGCAGTTTTGTTTGGACCAGTTCCTGTACTTGCCGCATTAATAGTTGGTGGTATTTTAATGATATTGGTTGAAAATAAATATAGAAAAAGAGATATAATAGGAAGTGTTGATAGCATAGTCCTTCCGCAAGCTATACTTATAGGATGTTTTCAGTGCCTTGCCCTATGGCCAGGTATGTCAAGATCAGCATCAACGATAATGGGAGCATGGATTGTTGGGCTTAACAGCGTCGCTGCAGCAGAGTTTTCATTTTTCCTTGCAATACCTACAATGATTGGAGCAACAGCTCTAACTTTATTTAAAGCTAAAATTGCACTTACTTTAATAGAAGTAATATCTTTAATAATAGGCTTCGTTGTATCTTTTATAGTAGCTATTGTAGTTGTAAATAAATTTATAACTTTCCTAAAGAATAAGCGTATGAGAGTATTTGCTGTGTATAGAATATGCCTTGGTGTGTTTTTATTGGTACTTGTATTTATAAATGTTTTAAAATAA
- a CDS encoding phosphodiester glycosidase family protein: MGAKNISQRKRKKNYKLRNFIFYLVFILVFTGVSAPLIIFHGPFTNVKKTIVDAAMTTLSHQWIAKLFLSDAEIQKIRNEDTVQVMQQGNNIKFSNSHDNSIERYNISSGIKFKGYLLIIKDPTRVKVGYSNKLGTQGELTSQIAQDNGSIAAVNAGGFSDSSSKNTKWTGTGGKPTGIIMSNGIVKNDDTENKKVDITAITKDGKLIIGLHSLNELKTLGVTEAVSFGPALVVDNQGMIKSGDGGQGIAPRTAIGQRADGAILLLVIDGRTTKSLGASLKDVQNVMLEYGASNASNLDGGSSTTMYNNGSVINNPCNALGERAVPSAIIVNP, encoded by the coding sequence ATGGGAGCTAAGAATATATCACAGCGAAAACGAAAAAAAAATTATAAACTTAGAAATTTTATATTTTATTTGGTTTTTATATTAGTATTTACAGGAGTTAGTGCTCCATTAATTATATTTCATGGTCCTTTTACTAATGTAAAAAAAACGATTGTAGATGCAGCAATGACTACACTTAGTCATCAATGGATTGCAAAGCTATTTTTATCTGATGCAGAAATTCAGAAAATTCGTAATGAAGATACAGTTCAAGTTATGCAGCAGGGTAATAATATCAAGTTTAGCAATAGCCATGACAATAGTATTGAAAGATATAATATTTCAAGTGGAATAAAGTTCAAAGGATATTTACTTATTATTAAAGATCCGACTAGAGTTAAAGTTGGCTACAGTAACAAACTTGGAACCCAGGGAGAGTTAACAAGCCAGATAGCCCAGGATAATGGTTCTATAGCAGCTGTTAATGCAGGAGGCTTTTCTGATTCTTCCTCAAAGAATACGAAATGGACTGGCACGGGAGGAAAACCGACGGGTATTATTATGAGTAATGGTATTGTTAAAAATGATGATACAGAAAACAAAAAAGTTGATATTACGGCTATTACAAAAGATGGAAAACTTATTATTGGACTTCACAGTTTGAATGAGTTAAAGACACTTGGTGTAACCGAAGCGGTCTCATTTGGGCCAGCCCTTGTAGTTGATAATCAGGGAATGATAAAATCTGGAGATGGTGGTCAGGGAATTGCACCGAGGACAGCAATTGGTCAGCGCGCGGATGGTGCTATATTATTGCTCGTTATTGACGGAAGAACAACTAAAAGTTTAGGTGCATCACTTAAAGATGTACAAAACGTAATGCTTGAATATGGAGCATCTAACGCCTCTAATTTAGATGGTGGCTCATCAACCACAATGTATAATAATGGTAGTGTCATTAATAATCCTTGCAATGCACTTGGCGAAAGAGCCGTTCCATCAGCTATTATTGTTAATCCTTAA
- a CDS encoding polysaccharide deacetylase family protein produces the protein MMKLKSKRKIVIIKKERFILVISVFIILLCLIFYIGSKVTSKKQVVNNVNTTKVTLPQPRTDVNMNAREVKSINKELNSDSSSTNVYNSDGHKIAYLTFDDGPCDKTTPGILKVLDSYNIKATFFIVGSYAIKYPDLVKKEAMDGQAIGNHTYSHNYNYLYSNTNTFLSDVNKCETTLKSILGSDFNSKLVRFPGGSVGKKLEPFIVALKSDGYHYIDWNDLTGDAEGQNIPVDMLLANLKKNTEGKGHVVILMHDLSTKATTVQALPKVIDYLKSKGYSFKTLS, from the coding sequence ATGATGAAACTTAAAAGTAAGAGAAAAATAGTAATTATTAAAAAGGAAAGATTTATTTTAGTAATATCAGTATTTATTATACTTTTGTGTTTAATATTTTATATTGGTAGTAAAGTAACTTCTAAGAAACAGGTAGTTAATAATGTTAACACAACAAAAGTTACACTACCACAACCGCGAACTGATGTAAATATGAATGCAAGAGAAGTTAAATCTATTAATAAAGAATTAAATTCGGATTCTTCAAGTACAAATGTTTATAATTCAGATGGACATAAAATAGCCTATCTAACTTTTGATGATGGGCCTTGTGATAAGACTACCCCAGGAATTTTAAAAGTTTTAGATAGTTATAATATAAAGGCAACCTTTTTTATAGTTGGTAGTTATGCAATAAAGTATCCTGATTTAGTAAAAAAAGAAGCAATGGATGGTCAAGCTATTGGAAACCATACGTATTCGCATAATTATAATTATCTTTACTCTAATACTAACACATTTTTAAGTGATGTTAATAAATGTGAGACCACATTAAAATCAATACTTGGTAGTGATTTTAATAGTAAGTTAGTAAGATTTCCAGGTGGGTCAGTTGGTAAGAAGTTGGAACCTTTTATAGTGGCACTTAAAAGTGATGGATACCATTATATTGATTGGAACGACTTAACGGGGGATGCAGAGGGTCAAAACATACCAGTAGATATGTTATTAGCTAATCTTAAAAAGAACACTGAGGGAAAGGGACATGTGGTTATTTTAATGCATGATCTTTCAACAAAGGCAACAACTGTACAAGCACTACCAAAAGTTATTGATTATTTAAAATCTAAGGGATATTCATTTAAAACGCTTAGTTAA
- a CDS encoding DUF4352 domain-containing protein: protein MNKNNCIIISSVVAIVVIAGGFTMDNIIGSNRIKKSESTHVASVLVPTAKDFYKVGDTVKINDISLKIDKIHTANGNKANRPDAGLEYLIVTITVKNESNRNRSYGDDFQMQDDKGKISDPIVTMMANNHIFKGGNLAPKGEFTGTLTFLTVKDAKGLSLNYNWDTLRHKIVRFKLN from the coding sequence ATGAACAAGAATAATTGTATAATAATTTCCAGCGTAGTAGCTATAGTTGTAATTGCTGGAGGGTTTACTATGGATAATATAATAGGATCAAACAGAATTAAAAAGAGCGAGAGCACACACGTAGCGAGCGTATTAGTACCAACTGCTAAAGACTTTTACAAGGTGGGGGATACAGTAAAAATTAATGATATATCTCTGAAAATTGATAAAATACATACAGCAAATGGAAATAAAGCAAATAGGCCAGATGCAGGATTAGAATATCTAATTGTGACCATAACAGTTAAAAATGAAAGTAACAGGAATAGAAGCTATGGTGATGATTTTCAGATGCAAGATGATAAAGGGAAAATTAGTGATCCCATAGTAACAATGATGGCTAATAACCACATATTTAAGGGTGGTAATCTAGCGCCTAAAGGTGAGTTTACAGGAACTCTGACGTTTCTAACAGTAAAGGATGCTAAAGGTTTGAGTTTAAATTACAATTGGGATACATTGAGACACAAGATAGTTCGTTTTAAATTAAACTAA
- the dltC gene encoding D-alanine--poly(phosphoribitol) ligase subunit DltC has protein sequence MEDTIYNILEEITGEDLREESNENLFDSGRLDSLGIIELIVAIEDNFNIKLDPAIVGRNDIETPNKLIEYLKALSNSKIE, from the coding sequence ATGGAAGATACAATTTATAATATACTAGAAGAAATTACTGGCGAGGATTTACGTGAAGAGAGTAATGAGAACTTATTTGACAGCGGGAGATTAGATTCATTAGGAATAATTGAACTTATTGTAGCTATAGAGGATAACTTTAACATTAAACTTGATCCTGCTATTGTTGGAAGAAATGATATAGAGACACCAAATAAACTAATTGAATACCTTAAAGCTCTCTCTAATAGTAAAATAGAATGA
- a CDS encoding leucine-rich repeat domain-containing protein translates to MIKKVSNSINYLEGANYMNCKQCGEILSEDGKVCPSCGTNEDIKNLQTLNDDSEDKINNSKNYILIFKKIIFNKITIAVLIFLIISSVVVKGKLKVLNNDNIESKPVQQNNLIGTNHNRNLDKAARDKDVIIFPDKNLEKVVRGAIKKYDGDILKGDVVKIKELKASNTNISNLSGIQNLTELTLLYLYNNKIENIDDLKGLTKLNVLDLYNNKIENINALKKLTNLTTLYLWNNKIDNIDSLNGLTRLTVLDLWGNKINNIDALKRLTNLTVLDLSDNKINNINSLKGFTKLNALYLGTNPITDYSITSSYYSDLEDKDFILQ, encoded by the coding sequence ATGATTAAAAAAGTTTCAAATTCAATAAATTATTTAGAAGGAGCTAATTATATGAATTGTAAGCAGTGTGGAGAGATATTATCTGAAGATGGTAAAGTATGTCCTAGTTGTGGTACTAACGAAGACATAAAAAATTTACAAACGTTAAATGATGATTCAGAAGACAAAATCAATAATTCTAAAAATTACATCTTAATCTTTAAAAAAATTATTTTTAATAAAATAACAATTGCTGTTTTAATTTTCTTGATAATAAGTTCAGTAGTTGTTAAAGGTAAACTCAAAGTTTTAAATAATGATAATATAGAAAGTAAACCAGTACAACAAAACAATTTGATCGGTACAAATCATAATAGGAATTTGGACAAGGCAGCTAGAGATAAAGATGTTATTATATTCCCTGATAAAAATTTGGAAAAGGTAGTTAGAGGTGCTATTAAGAAATACGATGGAGACATTTTAAAAGGTGATGTCGTTAAGATAAAAGAGTTAAAGGCTTCTAACACAAACATAAGTAACCTTTCAGGTATTCAAAATTTAACCGAATTAACTTTGTTATATTTATATAATAATAAAATAGAAAATATAGATGATTTAAAGGGACTTACTAAGTTAAATGTTTTAGATTTATATAATAATAAAATCGAAAACATTAATGCTTTAAAAAAGCTCACTAATTTAACAACATTATATTTATGGAATAATAAAATCGACAATATAGATAGTTTAAATGGGCTTACTAGGTTGACTGTATTAGACTTATGGGGTAATAAAATCAACAATATTGATGCCTTAAAGAGACTTACCAATTTAACTGTATTGGATTTATCTGATAATAAAATAAATAATATAAATAGTTTAAAGGGGTTTACTAAATTAAATGCGCTATATCTAGGAACTAATCCAATTACAGATTATTCAATAACAAGTTCTTATTATAGCGATCTAGAAGATAAGGATTTTATATTACAATAA
- a CDS encoding acyl CoA:acetate/3-ketoacid CoA transferase has translation MKILKAREAAELVKDGDCIVTDGFVCSCCPETLTIALEKRFLETGKPINLNLMYAAAQGNQKGKGADHFAHEGMIKRVVGGHYNMSPALGKLAVENKIEAYNLPQGTLAQLMRDIAGKRVGTITHVGLNTFVDPRIEGGKLNDITTEDIVKVIEIEGEEKLLYKSFPINICFLRGTYADGNGNITLEREVATLESTSIAQATKNCGGIVVVQVEKVVANGSLDPRLVKIPGIYVNYVVVSSPEEHEQCFGVEYNPACTGEIKASMDSIENTPLDGRKIIARRAAFELEANSVVNLGIGIPEVISAVASEEGICDYMTLTVEAGAVGGVPLGGSAFGASVNPQAILDQAYQFDFYDGGGVDLAFLGLAQVDKEGNLNVSKFGTRIAGCGGFINITQNAKKVMFCGTFTTQGLKEEVKDGKLVIKQEGKMVKFIEKVQQITFSGKYARKVNQPVMYITERAVFELKKDGLYLTEIAPGIDLQNDVLDLMDFKPKMDGTPKLMDERIFYDRPMGLKDITSQLKEVHIGK, from the coding sequence ATGAAAATATTAAAAGCTAGAGAAGCTGCTGAATTAGTAAAAGATGGCGATTGTATTGTAACTGATGGGTTTGTTTGCAGTTGTTGCCCTGAAACTCTTACTATAGCTTTAGAAAAACGTTTTTTAGAAACAGGTAAGCCTATAAATTTAAATCTTATGTATGCTGCGGCTCAAGGTAATCAAAAAGGAAAGGGTGCGGATCATTTTGCACACGAGGGAATGATTAAAAGAGTTGTGGGTGGTCATTATAACATGTCACCAGCTCTTGGAAAACTAGCTGTAGAAAACAAAATAGAGGCCTATAATCTTCCACAAGGAACTCTTGCTCAATTGATGAGAGATATTGCTGGTAAAAGAGTTGGCACAATAACTCATGTAGGATTAAACACATTTGTTGATCCTAGAATTGAAGGTGGAAAATTAAATGACATTACAACAGAAGATATTGTAAAGGTAATTGAAATCGAAGGTGAAGAGAAGTTACTATATAAATCATTTCCAATTAACATCTGTTTTCTAAGAGGCACATATGCTGATGGAAATGGAAATATCACTCTAGAAAGAGAAGTAGCTACTCTTGAATCAACATCTATTGCTCAAGCAACAAAAAACTGTGGCGGAATAGTTGTAGTTCAAGTTGAAAAAGTAGTAGCTAATGGCAGCCTTGATCCAAGGCTTGTAAAAATTCCTGGAATATATGTAAATTATGTTGTTGTCTCGTCTCCTGAGGAACATGAGCAATGCTTTGGAGTTGAATACAATCCAGCTTGCACAGGCGAAATAAAAGCATCGATGGATTCAATTGAAAATACACCATTAGATGGTAGAAAAATAATAGCAAGAAGAGCTGCGTTTGAGCTTGAGGCTAATAGCGTTGTAAATTTAGGAATTGGAATACCTGAGGTAATATCAGCAGTTGCGAGTGAAGAGGGTATTTGCGATTATATGACACTTACAGTAGAAGCAGGAGCAGTTGGTGGAGTACCTCTAGGTGGTTCAGCTTTTGGTGCATCAGTAAATCCACAAGCAATTCTAGACCAAGCCTACCAATTTGATTTCTATGATGGCGGTGGAGTCGACTTAGCATTTTTAGGACTCGCTCAAGTTGATAAAGAAGGAAACTTAAATGTAAGTAAGTTTGGTACACGTATTGCAGGATGTGGTGGATTTATCAACATAACCCAAAATGCAAAAAAAGTTATGTTTTGTGGAACATTTACGACTCAGGGACTTAAAGAAGAAGTAAAAGATGGAAAGCTTGTTATAAAACAAGAAGGTAAGATGGTTAAATTTATTGAGAAAGTTCAGCAAATTACTTTTAGTGGGAAATATGCACGAAAAGTAAATCAGCCAGTAATGTATATTACAGAGAGAGCGGTGTTTGAACTTAAAAAGGATGGGCTTTATCTTACTGAAATAGCACCAGGTATTGATTTGCAAAATGATGTTTTAGATTTAATGGATTTTAAACCTAAAATGGATGGAACACCGAAACTTATGGATGAACGTATTTTCTATGATAGACCAATGGGCTTAAAGGATATTACTTCTCAATTAAAAGAAGTACATATAGGCAAGTAA
- the dltD gene encoding D-alanyl-lipoteichoic acid biosynthesis protein DltD, producing the protein MKKVITFICSIIICFGFLFIYQSHYEGLISKKYYNKFGENLTEHKFKSPILQSMGARQHDNLLMFGSSELEHTIGYYTQPIKFFNGKKDGFQINLIGRAGYKSLVHAADFGALGNELKGQKVVFVLSPQWFVKKGIDENTFEANSSELQVYGFLFNKNISLTTKQDFSKRIVLISGKKVNKHFALMREYCSLYSNKDLLSTSKRYLMTPYYWLRYELLVLKDEINSNKYLKSDPKLVNGLEPPHTITNWNTELEKASKIAKSRSTNNKFGIDNRVYDHSFKKNPETTKISTNNTLCISSPEYEDFKLLLDVCKEEGIKPLFLNIPVNGKWYDYVGYNKNDRLAYYKKINNMVSSYGFEVADFSKYENENYFLMDSAHIGWKGWVYVNEAIDKYYNKDKN; encoded by the coding sequence ATGAAAAAGGTGATAACTTTTATTTGTTCTATTATTATCTGTTTTGGTTTTTTATTTATTTATCAAAGCCATTACGAAGGTCTTATTTCAAAAAAATATTATAACAAGTTTGGAGAGAATTTAACTGAGCATAAATTTAAAAGTCCAATACTTCAAAGCATGGGGGCAAGGCAGCATGATAATCTTTTGATGTTCGGCTCTTCTGAACTTGAACACACTATTGGATATTATACTCAACCCATTAAATTTTTTAATGGTAAAAAAGATGGTTTTCAAATTAATCTTATAGGAAGAGCAGGGTATAAATCCTTAGTACATGCTGCTGATTTTGGAGCACTAGGCAATGAACTTAAGGGACAAAAGGTAGTTTTCGTACTTTCCCCACAATGGTTTGTAAAAAAAGGTATTGATGAAAATACTTTTGAGGCCAATTCATCTGAACTACAGGTATATGGATTTTTGTTTAATAAGAATATCAGTTTAACTACAAAACAAGATTTTTCTAAAAGAATAGTGTTGATTTCTGGTAAAAAGGTCAATAAGCACTTTGCTCTTATGCGAGAATACTGTTCCCTTTATAGCAATAAGGACTTATTAAGTACCTCTAAAAGGTACTTAATGACCCCCTATTACTGGCTAAGATATGAATTATTAGTTTTAAAAGATGAAATAAATAGCAATAAATATCTTAAGTCCGACCCTAAACTTGTAAATGGTTTAGAACCACCACATACAATTACTAACTGGAACACAGAATTAGAAAAAGCTTCAAAAATTGCTAAGTCAAGGTCTACTAATAATAAGTTTGGTATTGACAATAGGGTATATGATCATTCATTTAAAAAGAACCCTGAAACAACAAAGATATCTACTAATAACACTTTATGTATAAGCTCTCCAGAATATGAGGATTTCAAATTGCTGTTGGACGTTTGCAAGGAAGAAGGAATTAAACCATTATTTTTAAATATTCCTGTAAATGGCAAGTGGTATGACTATGTTGGATATAATAAAAATGATAGGTTAGCTTATTATAAAAAGATAAATAATATGGTTAGTTCTTATGGATTTGAAGTTGCTGATTTTTCAAAATATGAAAATGAAAATTACTTTCTAATGGATAGTGCACACATAGGCTGGAAAGGTTGGGTATATGTTAATGAAGCTATTGATAAATATTATAACAAAGATAAAAACTAA
- the dltD gene encoding D-alanyl-lipoteichoic acid biosynthesis protein DltD produces the protein MMRKLRVFVCCIFIVTIISGGLLFCTQSYYEGLISKKYYDEFGENLTVQKFKSPILQSMGARQNDNLLMFGSSEFVHTIGYYTQPIKFFNGKKDGFQINLIGKGGYTCLIHVANFGALGTELKDQKVVFVVSPQWFLKGGVSGKDIEANSSELQIYGFLFNRKISLATKQKFSKRIMSIHYSKTNKNFDIIRRYCSLYSNKDLMSTSKRYLLTPYYWIRYELLVLQDDISSNKYLKSNSKLTKYIKPLRTNINWNDELKKASSIAKSKSNNNKFGMDNIAYNNSFKKNLQKTKGSMKNDSYKVSPEYEDFKLLLDVCTEEGIKPLFLNIPVNGKWYDYAGFNKSDRLAYYKKIDNMVSSYGFEVADFSNYENEEHFLMDDSHIGWKGWIHVNEAIDKYYNKNN, from the coding sequence ATGATGAGGAAGCTCAGAGTTTTTGTTTGCTGTATTTTTATTGTCACTATTATAAGTGGTGGCCTATTATTTTGTACTCAAAGTTATTATGAAGGTCTTATTTCAAAAAAATATTATGATGAGTTTGGAGAAAATTTAACAGTACAAAAATTTAAAAGTCCGATACTTCAAAGCATGGGAGCAAGGCAAAACGATAATCTTTTAATGTTTGGGTCCTCTGAATTTGTTCACACCATCGGATACTATACTCAACCCATTAAATTTTTCAATGGCAAAAAAGATGGTTTTCAAATAAATCTTATTGGAAAAGGAGGTTATACCTGCTTAATACATGTTGCTAATTTTGGAGCATTAGGCACTGAACTTAAGGATCAAAAGGTGGTTTTTGTAGTGTCTCCACAATGGTTTTTAAAGGGAGGGGTTAGTGGAAAGGATATTGAAGCTAATTCTTCTGAACTACAGATATATGGATTTTTGTTTAATAGGAAAATAAGCTTAGCTACAAAACAAAAGTTTTCTAAAAGAATAATGTCAATTCATTACTCGAAAACCAATAAAAACTTTGATATTATTAGGAGATATTGCTCTCTTTATAGTAATAAGGACTTAATGAGTACATCTAAGAGGTACTTATTGACACCCTACTACTGGATAAGATATGAATTGTTAGTTTTGCAAGATGACATATCTAGCAATAAATATCTTAAGTCTAATTCTAAACTTACAAAATATATTAAGCCTTTGCGTACAAATATTAATTGGAATGACGAGTTAAAAAAAGCTTCGAGCATTGCTAAATCAAAGTCTAATAATAATAAATTTGGAATGGATAACATTGCGTATAACAATTCATTTAAAAAAAACCTTCAAAAAACAAAGGGATCTATGAAGAATGACTCTTATAAGGTATCACCAGAATATGAGGATTTTAAATTGCTGTTAGATGTTTGCACGGAAGAAGGAATTAAACCATTATTTTTAAATATTCCTGTAAATGGAAAGTGGTATGACTATGCTGGATTTAATAAAAGTGATAGACTGGCTTATTATAAGAAGATAGATAATATGGTTAGTTCTTATGGTTTTGAAGTTGCTGATTTTTCAAACTATGAAAATGAAGAACATTTTTTAATGGATGATTCTCATATAGGATGGAAGGGGTGGATTCATGTTAACGAAGCAATTGATAAATATTATAACAAAAATAATTAG